Proteins from a single region of Argopecten irradians isolate NY chromosome 7, Ai_NY, whole genome shotgun sequence:
- the LOC138327320 gene encoding protein inturned-like isoform X3 — MAHNTRIGPFYDPRLEPGVLSHTLRETSPRKWDLGTERGHQTWNPTSFDRTLTTFSKSDKVQESWTSHVRQQGDLFYVDVNGCQGSGQQQSHLNSGSHNHGSLNLSNGSLHHSNGSSQHGNNSVNLNDGSNHNYSRKLRETAQNNRGKQNGFHTHTGVLKQNINGHVQNNDIGMDSNGLLKNKSKYISQDFDDEYVELDRNGYNSWNSSPQVNNKFQSTNDVINQDHGDKIKHVYLSPNYKNCKNGQMSGIKLCEKMFGIKLCQYNDKTRVNNNNNVVKDRKVIVQAVVPGSAAEKCRQIHRGDMMLGINDLEVSWVNLDKTFNSITNKKVKVTFQVPVVIGPQTPPPVPLPTYKHSLPPKAPPRQEGEDIVQLVTGTTTSVLSSKFQSSLCSFMYLTLEDSGSESENPQDDILYMFPRDDSIATEVRGMFLTLCGVLPDVTGSIVQASTLLYKGTHINVVYSRYGQDLLVMAMPANRVPLAYLHCIKSELQQVMDLLFSSTTRAFRKPRHKSHLDQLFSLTLNKIFSSDSLNNTSSPSCRALCGSIPGTKSLELSQDNKILCDEILSEFEAADFDDLEEDLPFDRRTFTILGTCLFYKEYLLSNHMSAEDLRDVHLFLKYHCLLHLVSKQSVEELVIWREVFPSRLCRPSHTSPVGYSEPSGRWFLLIVGMKNFLLGTLLEAGGCARTVDGNPRPDPFYISQAKATLLQLETDDVAMAECCENRLSSERSGPSLASADALMLGTKPKREDSTPSKSQGSPKSRTDEQEADRLSHGKGTAYTGSETSTPVMRRQGSKLSYGSNDSGGSGSSAGVSRGNTSKTLSKAGSVFDMVSMNQSLTTVSDENKSVYPIKVSRGVDNVLFNYLNFDGMEGVYVCPTPQEMSLSQGTLHSQVLHNFNTACLQLRKRFQRSHTKSETSKHKFGEDGTFRHVQEQGVLFQHKPNVAPDTKKVPPAQSYWVIGRRYPGNRELFVCFHESVPQTAIELAFRMDFGS, encoded by the exons ATGGCCCACAACACGCGGATAGGGCCATTTTATGATCCTAGATTGGAACCGGGTGTTCTAAGTCATACACTCCGAGAAACGTCACCGCGTAAATGGGACCTAGGTACAGAAAGGGGTCACCAAACATGGAACCCAACAAGTTTTGACAGAACACTCACAACTTTTAGCAAGTCAGA TAAAGTCCAAGAGAGTTGGACTTCCCATGTGAGACAACAAGGAGACCTGTTTTATGTTGATGTAAATGGCTGTCAGGGCAGTGGACAGCAGCAGTCACATCTCAATAGTGGATCACACAACCATGGGTCATTAAATCTAAGCAACGGGTCATTACATCACAGCAACGGGTCTTCACAACACGGCAATAATTCAGTAAACCTCAATGATGGCTCAAACCATAACTACAGCAGGAAGCTCAGGGAAACGGCCCAAAATAACAGAGGAAAACAAAATGGTTTTCATACACATACAGGAGttcttaaacaaaatattaatggCCATGTACAGAACAACGACATTGGTATGGATTCTAATGGTCTTCTTAAAAACAAGtctaaatacatatcacaagACTTTGACGATGAATATGTCGAGTTGGACAGAAATGGTTACAATTCGTGGAATTCTTCTCCACAAGTTAACAATAAGTTTCAGAGCACAAATGACGTGATAAACCAGGACCATGGTGATAAGATAAAGCATGTTTACCTGTCACCTAACTACAAAAACTGTAAAAATGGCCAAATGTCGGGAATTAAATTGTGCGAGAAGATGTTTGGGATTAAATTATGCCAGTATAATGACAAGACACGAGTCAACAATAACAATAATGTGGTAAAGGACAGGAAAGTGATTGTACAGGCTGTTGTTCCTGGTAGTGCAGCAGAAAAATGTCGGCAGATACACAGAG GTGACATGATGCTGGGCATTAACGACCTGGAAGTTTCCTGGGTGAATCTTGATAAAACCTTTAATTCCATTACAAATAAAAAG GTAAAAGTAACATTCCAGGTTCCCGTGGTAATTGGTCCACAGACACCCCCGCCTGTACCTCTCCCTACCTATAAACATTCCTTGCCACCTAAAGCTCCACCTAGACAAGAGGGGGAGGACATTGTCCAGCTGGTCACTGGGACCACAACCAGTGTACTGTCCAGCAAGTTCCAGTCCTCTCTCTGTTCCTTTATGTACCTCACTCTGGAAGACTCGGGAAGTGAATCAGAAAATCCACAA GATGACATTCTGTATATGTTCCCACGAGATGACAGTATTGCGACAGAGGTGCGTGGGATGTTCCTGACACTGTGTGGTGTCCTTCCTGATGTGACGGGATCTATAGTCCAGGCATCCACTCTACTGTACAAAGGAACTCACATCAATGTGGTATACAGTCGATATGGTCAGGATCTACTAGTCATGGCCATGCCAGCTAACAG AGTTCCTCTTGCCTACCTCCACTGTATCAAGTCTGAGCTGCAACAGGTGATGGACCTTCTGTTCAGCTCAACCACACG GGCATTCAGGAAACCCCGACATAAAAGTCATCTGGACCAGCTGTTTAGCCTGACTCTCAACAAGATATTTAGTTCCGACAGTCTCAATAATACCTCCAGTCCATCCTGTAGAGCTCTGTGTGGCTCTATCCCCGGTACTAAGTCATTGGAACTGTCGCAGGATAATAAG atttTGTGTGATGAAATACTCAGTGAATTTGAAGCTGCTGACTTTGATGATTTG GAAGAAGATTTGCCATTTGACAGGAGGACATTCACAATACTGGGCACCTGTTTATTTTATAAG GAGTACCTTTTGAGTAACCACATGTCAGCGGAGGATCTGCGGGACGTCCATCTGTTCCTGAAGTATCACTGTCTGTTACACCTCGTATCCAAACAAAGTGTGGAGGAGCTGGTGATATGGAGGGAGGTGTTTCCGTCTCGGCTCTGTCGACCGTCACACACTTCTCCTGTGGGTTACAGTGAACCTTCAGGTCGCTGGTTCCTCCTCATTGTAGGAATG AAAAACTTCTTACTTGGAACGTTACTTGAGGCTGGTGGCTGTGCCAGGACAGTTGATGGTAACCCGCGTCCTGATCCGTTCTATATCAGTCAGGCCAAGGCTACCCTGCTACAGCTGGAGACCGATGATGTAGCGATGGCCGAGTGTTGTGAGAACCG GTTGAGCTCTGAGAGGAGTGGCCCATCCCTTGCCAGTGCTGATGCCCTCATGCTCGGCACTAAACCAAAGAGAGAAGATTCCACCCCGTCCAAGTCTCAGGGATCTCCAAAATCTC GCACTGATGAGCAGGAGGCAGACAGGCTTTCCCACGGGAAGGGAACAGCTTATACCGGAAGTGAGACGTCCACCCCTGTAATGAGACGACAGGGCAGTAAACTCTCCTATGGTTCTAATGACTCGGGAGGCAGTGGGAGTAGTGCAGGGGTCAGTCGGGGCAACACC AGTAAAACTCTGAGCAAGGCTGGGTCAGTGTTTGACATGGTCAGTATGAACCAGAGTCTGACCACAGTTTCTGATGAAAACAAGTCCGTCTACCCCATCAA AGTCAGTAGAGGAGTTGACAATGTGTTGTTTAACTACCTAAACTTTGATGGTATGGAGGGAGTGTATGTATGTCCTACCCCTCAGGAGATGAGTCTGTCCCAGGGAACACTACACAGCCAAGTCCTGCACAATTTTAACACTGCTTGTTTACAACTACGCAAGAGGTTCCAGCGGAGTCACACG AAGTCCGAGACAAGCAAGCACAAGTTTGGTGAAGATGGTACCTTCAGACATGTACAGGAACAAGGTGTACTGTTCCAGCATAAACCCAATGTGGCTCCAGATACCAAGAAAGTACCTCCAGCTCAGAGTTACTGGGTTATTGG ACG
- the LOC138327320 gene encoding protein inturned-like isoform X1, whose translation MAHNTRIGPFYDPRLEPGVLSHTLRETSPRKWDLGTERGHQTWNPTSFDRTLTTFSKSDKVQESWTSHVRQQGDLFYVDVNGCQGSGQQQSHLNSGSHNHGSLNLSNGSLHHSNGSSQHGNNSVNLNDGSNHNYSRKLRETAQNNRGKQNGFHTHTGVLKQNINGHVQNNDIGMDSNGLLKNKSKYISQDFDDEYVELDRNGYNSWNSSPQVNNKFQSTNDVINQDHGDKIKHVYLSPNYKNCKNGQMSGIKLCEKMFGIKLCQYNDKTRVNNNNNVVKDRKVIVQAVVPGSAAEKCRQIHRGDMMLGINDLEVSWVNLDKTFNSITNKKVKVTFQVPVVIGPQTPPPVPLPTYKHSLPPKAPPRQEGEDIVQLVTGTTTSVLSSKFQSSLCSFMYLTLEDSGSESENPQDDILYMFPRDDSIATEVRGMFLTLCGVLPDVTGSIVQASTLLYKGTHINVVYSRYGQDLLVMAMPANRVPLAYLHCIKSELQQVMDLLFSSTTRAFRKPRHKSHLDQLFSLTLNKIFSSDSLNNTSSPSCRALCGSIPGTKSLELSQDNKILCDEILSEFEAADFDDLEEDLPFDRRTFTILGTCLFYKEYLLSNHMSAEDLRDVHLFLKYHCLLHLVSKQSVEELVIWREVFPSRLCRPSHTSPVGYSEPSGRWFLLIVGMKNFLLGTLLEAGGCARTVDGNPRPDPFYISQAKATLLQLETDDVAMAECCENRLSSERSGPSLASADALMLGTKPKREDSTPSKSQGSPKSPAVTPRPAPESSWPLGSYYVTNRTYIYSTDEQEADRLSHGKGTAYTGSETSTPVMRRQGSKLSYGSNDSGGSGSSAGVSRGNTSKTLSKAGSVFDMVSMNQSLTTVSDENKSVYPIKVSRGVDNVLFNYLNFDGMEGVYVCPTPQEMSLSQGTLHSQVLHNFNTACLQLRKRFQRSHTKSETSKHKFGEDGTFRHVQEQGVLFQHKPNVAPDTKKVPPAQSYWVIGRRYPGNRELFVCFHESVPQTAIELAFRMDFGS comes from the exons ATGGCCCACAACACGCGGATAGGGCCATTTTATGATCCTAGATTGGAACCGGGTGTTCTAAGTCATACACTCCGAGAAACGTCACCGCGTAAATGGGACCTAGGTACAGAAAGGGGTCACCAAACATGGAACCCAACAAGTTTTGACAGAACACTCACAACTTTTAGCAAGTCAGA TAAAGTCCAAGAGAGTTGGACTTCCCATGTGAGACAACAAGGAGACCTGTTTTATGTTGATGTAAATGGCTGTCAGGGCAGTGGACAGCAGCAGTCACATCTCAATAGTGGATCACACAACCATGGGTCATTAAATCTAAGCAACGGGTCATTACATCACAGCAACGGGTCTTCACAACACGGCAATAATTCAGTAAACCTCAATGATGGCTCAAACCATAACTACAGCAGGAAGCTCAGGGAAACGGCCCAAAATAACAGAGGAAAACAAAATGGTTTTCATACACATACAGGAGttcttaaacaaaatattaatggCCATGTACAGAACAACGACATTGGTATGGATTCTAATGGTCTTCTTAAAAACAAGtctaaatacatatcacaagACTTTGACGATGAATATGTCGAGTTGGACAGAAATGGTTACAATTCGTGGAATTCTTCTCCACAAGTTAACAATAAGTTTCAGAGCACAAATGACGTGATAAACCAGGACCATGGTGATAAGATAAAGCATGTTTACCTGTCACCTAACTACAAAAACTGTAAAAATGGCCAAATGTCGGGAATTAAATTGTGCGAGAAGATGTTTGGGATTAAATTATGCCAGTATAATGACAAGACACGAGTCAACAATAACAATAATGTGGTAAAGGACAGGAAAGTGATTGTACAGGCTGTTGTTCCTGGTAGTGCAGCAGAAAAATGTCGGCAGATACACAGAG GTGACATGATGCTGGGCATTAACGACCTGGAAGTTTCCTGGGTGAATCTTGATAAAACCTTTAATTCCATTACAAATAAAAAG GTAAAAGTAACATTCCAGGTTCCCGTGGTAATTGGTCCACAGACACCCCCGCCTGTACCTCTCCCTACCTATAAACATTCCTTGCCACCTAAAGCTCCACCTAGACAAGAGGGGGAGGACATTGTCCAGCTGGTCACTGGGACCACAACCAGTGTACTGTCCAGCAAGTTCCAGTCCTCTCTCTGTTCCTTTATGTACCTCACTCTGGAAGACTCGGGAAGTGAATCAGAAAATCCACAA GATGACATTCTGTATATGTTCCCACGAGATGACAGTATTGCGACAGAGGTGCGTGGGATGTTCCTGACACTGTGTGGTGTCCTTCCTGATGTGACGGGATCTATAGTCCAGGCATCCACTCTACTGTACAAAGGAACTCACATCAATGTGGTATACAGTCGATATGGTCAGGATCTACTAGTCATGGCCATGCCAGCTAACAG AGTTCCTCTTGCCTACCTCCACTGTATCAAGTCTGAGCTGCAACAGGTGATGGACCTTCTGTTCAGCTCAACCACACG GGCATTCAGGAAACCCCGACATAAAAGTCATCTGGACCAGCTGTTTAGCCTGACTCTCAACAAGATATTTAGTTCCGACAGTCTCAATAATACCTCCAGTCCATCCTGTAGAGCTCTGTGTGGCTCTATCCCCGGTACTAAGTCATTGGAACTGTCGCAGGATAATAAG atttTGTGTGATGAAATACTCAGTGAATTTGAAGCTGCTGACTTTGATGATTTG GAAGAAGATTTGCCATTTGACAGGAGGACATTCACAATACTGGGCACCTGTTTATTTTATAAG GAGTACCTTTTGAGTAACCACATGTCAGCGGAGGATCTGCGGGACGTCCATCTGTTCCTGAAGTATCACTGTCTGTTACACCTCGTATCCAAACAAAGTGTGGAGGAGCTGGTGATATGGAGGGAGGTGTTTCCGTCTCGGCTCTGTCGACCGTCACACACTTCTCCTGTGGGTTACAGTGAACCTTCAGGTCGCTGGTTCCTCCTCATTGTAGGAATG AAAAACTTCTTACTTGGAACGTTACTTGAGGCTGGTGGCTGTGCCAGGACAGTTGATGGTAACCCGCGTCCTGATCCGTTCTATATCAGTCAGGCCAAGGCTACCCTGCTACAGCTGGAGACCGATGATGTAGCGATGGCCGAGTGTTGTGAGAACCG GTTGAGCTCTGAGAGGAGTGGCCCATCCCTTGCCAGTGCTGATGCCCTCATGCTCGGCACTAAACCAAAGAGAGAAGATTCCACCCCGTCCAAGTCTCAGGGATCTCCAAAATCTC CTGCTGTTACTCCTAGACCTGCACCTGAATCCTCATGGCCACTAGGCTCATATTATGTCACTAACAGAACCTACATTTATA GCACTGATGAGCAGGAGGCAGACAGGCTTTCCCACGGGAAGGGAACAGCTTATACCGGAAGTGAGACGTCCACCCCTGTAATGAGACGACAGGGCAGTAAACTCTCCTATGGTTCTAATGACTCGGGAGGCAGTGGGAGTAGTGCAGGGGTCAGTCGGGGCAACACC AGTAAAACTCTGAGCAAGGCTGGGTCAGTGTTTGACATGGTCAGTATGAACCAGAGTCTGACCACAGTTTCTGATGAAAACAAGTCCGTCTACCCCATCAA AGTCAGTAGAGGAGTTGACAATGTGTTGTTTAACTACCTAAACTTTGATGGTATGGAGGGAGTGTATGTATGTCCTACCCCTCAGGAGATGAGTCTGTCCCAGGGAACACTACACAGCCAAGTCCTGCACAATTTTAACACTGCTTGTTTACAACTACGCAAGAGGTTCCAGCGGAGTCACACG AAGTCCGAGACAAGCAAGCACAAGTTTGGTGAAGATGGTACCTTCAGACATGTACAGGAACAAGGTGTACTGTTCCAGCATAAACCCAATGTGGCTCCAGATACCAAGAAAGTACCTCCAGCTCAGAGTTACTGGGTTATTGG ACG
- the LOC138327320 gene encoding protein inturned-like isoform X2 → MAPNRTPFRRSMFGLKTPISRYRRRSNLDDFDGIRSILSRSKVQESWTSHVRQQGDLFYVDVNGCQGSGQQQSHLNSGSHNHGSLNLSNGSLHHSNGSSQHGNNSVNLNDGSNHNYSRKLRETAQNNRGKQNGFHTHTGVLKQNINGHVQNNDIGMDSNGLLKNKSKYISQDFDDEYVELDRNGYNSWNSSPQVNNKFQSTNDVINQDHGDKIKHVYLSPNYKNCKNGQMSGIKLCEKMFGIKLCQYNDKTRVNNNNNVVKDRKVIVQAVVPGSAAEKCRQIHRGDMMLGINDLEVSWVNLDKTFNSITNKKVKVTFQVPVVIGPQTPPPVPLPTYKHSLPPKAPPRQEGEDIVQLVTGTTTSVLSSKFQSSLCSFMYLTLEDSGSESENPQDDILYMFPRDDSIATEVRGMFLTLCGVLPDVTGSIVQASTLLYKGTHINVVYSRYGQDLLVMAMPANRVPLAYLHCIKSELQQVMDLLFSSTTRAFRKPRHKSHLDQLFSLTLNKIFSSDSLNNTSSPSCRALCGSIPGTKSLELSQDNKILCDEILSEFEAADFDDLEEDLPFDRRTFTILGTCLFYKEYLLSNHMSAEDLRDVHLFLKYHCLLHLVSKQSVEELVIWREVFPSRLCRPSHTSPVGYSEPSGRWFLLIVGMKNFLLGTLLEAGGCARTVDGNPRPDPFYISQAKATLLQLETDDVAMAECCENRLSSERSGPSLASADALMLGTKPKREDSTPSKSQGSPKSPAVTPRPAPESSWPLGSYYVTNRTYIYSTDEQEADRLSHGKGTAYTGSETSTPVMRRQGSKLSYGSNDSGGSGSSAGVSRGNTSKTLSKAGSVFDMVSMNQSLTTVSDENKSVYPIKVSRGVDNVLFNYLNFDGMEGVYVCPTPQEMSLSQGTLHSQVLHNFNTACLQLRKRFQRSHTKSETSKHKFGEDGTFRHVQEQGVLFQHKPNVAPDTKKVPPAQSYWVIGRRYPGNRELFVCFHESVPQTAIELAFRMDFGS, encoded by the exons TAAAGTCCAAGAGAGTTGGACTTCCCATGTGAGACAACAAGGAGACCTGTTTTATGTTGATGTAAATGGCTGTCAGGGCAGTGGACAGCAGCAGTCACATCTCAATAGTGGATCACACAACCATGGGTCATTAAATCTAAGCAACGGGTCATTACATCACAGCAACGGGTCTTCACAACACGGCAATAATTCAGTAAACCTCAATGATGGCTCAAACCATAACTACAGCAGGAAGCTCAGGGAAACGGCCCAAAATAACAGAGGAAAACAAAATGGTTTTCATACACATACAGGAGttcttaaacaaaatattaatggCCATGTACAGAACAACGACATTGGTATGGATTCTAATGGTCTTCTTAAAAACAAGtctaaatacatatcacaagACTTTGACGATGAATATGTCGAGTTGGACAGAAATGGTTACAATTCGTGGAATTCTTCTCCACAAGTTAACAATAAGTTTCAGAGCACAAATGACGTGATAAACCAGGACCATGGTGATAAGATAAAGCATGTTTACCTGTCACCTAACTACAAAAACTGTAAAAATGGCCAAATGTCGGGAATTAAATTGTGCGAGAAGATGTTTGGGATTAAATTATGCCAGTATAATGACAAGACACGAGTCAACAATAACAATAATGTGGTAAAGGACAGGAAAGTGATTGTACAGGCTGTTGTTCCTGGTAGTGCAGCAGAAAAATGTCGGCAGATACACAGAG GTGACATGATGCTGGGCATTAACGACCTGGAAGTTTCCTGGGTGAATCTTGATAAAACCTTTAATTCCATTACAAATAAAAAG GTAAAAGTAACATTCCAGGTTCCCGTGGTAATTGGTCCACAGACACCCCCGCCTGTACCTCTCCCTACCTATAAACATTCCTTGCCACCTAAAGCTCCACCTAGACAAGAGGGGGAGGACATTGTCCAGCTGGTCACTGGGACCACAACCAGTGTACTGTCCAGCAAGTTCCAGTCCTCTCTCTGTTCCTTTATGTACCTCACTCTGGAAGACTCGGGAAGTGAATCAGAAAATCCACAA GATGACATTCTGTATATGTTCCCACGAGATGACAGTATTGCGACAGAGGTGCGTGGGATGTTCCTGACACTGTGTGGTGTCCTTCCTGATGTGACGGGATCTATAGTCCAGGCATCCACTCTACTGTACAAAGGAACTCACATCAATGTGGTATACAGTCGATATGGTCAGGATCTACTAGTCATGGCCATGCCAGCTAACAG AGTTCCTCTTGCCTACCTCCACTGTATCAAGTCTGAGCTGCAACAGGTGATGGACCTTCTGTTCAGCTCAACCACACG GGCATTCAGGAAACCCCGACATAAAAGTCATCTGGACCAGCTGTTTAGCCTGACTCTCAACAAGATATTTAGTTCCGACAGTCTCAATAATACCTCCAGTCCATCCTGTAGAGCTCTGTGTGGCTCTATCCCCGGTACTAAGTCATTGGAACTGTCGCAGGATAATAAG atttTGTGTGATGAAATACTCAGTGAATTTGAAGCTGCTGACTTTGATGATTTG GAAGAAGATTTGCCATTTGACAGGAGGACATTCACAATACTGGGCACCTGTTTATTTTATAAG GAGTACCTTTTGAGTAACCACATGTCAGCGGAGGATCTGCGGGACGTCCATCTGTTCCTGAAGTATCACTGTCTGTTACACCTCGTATCCAAACAAAGTGTGGAGGAGCTGGTGATATGGAGGGAGGTGTTTCCGTCTCGGCTCTGTCGACCGTCACACACTTCTCCTGTGGGTTACAGTGAACCTTCAGGTCGCTGGTTCCTCCTCATTGTAGGAATG AAAAACTTCTTACTTGGAACGTTACTTGAGGCTGGTGGCTGTGCCAGGACAGTTGATGGTAACCCGCGTCCTGATCCGTTCTATATCAGTCAGGCCAAGGCTACCCTGCTACAGCTGGAGACCGATGATGTAGCGATGGCCGAGTGTTGTGAGAACCG GTTGAGCTCTGAGAGGAGTGGCCCATCCCTTGCCAGTGCTGATGCCCTCATGCTCGGCACTAAACCAAAGAGAGAAGATTCCACCCCGTCCAAGTCTCAGGGATCTCCAAAATCTC CTGCTGTTACTCCTAGACCTGCACCTGAATCCTCATGGCCACTAGGCTCATATTATGTCACTAACAGAACCTACATTTATA GCACTGATGAGCAGGAGGCAGACAGGCTTTCCCACGGGAAGGGAACAGCTTATACCGGAAGTGAGACGTCCACCCCTGTAATGAGACGACAGGGCAGTAAACTCTCCTATGGTTCTAATGACTCGGGAGGCAGTGGGAGTAGTGCAGGGGTCAGTCGGGGCAACACC AGTAAAACTCTGAGCAAGGCTGGGTCAGTGTTTGACATGGTCAGTATGAACCAGAGTCTGACCACAGTTTCTGATGAAAACAAGTCCGTCTACCCCATCAA AGTCAGTAGAGGAGTTGACAATGTGTTGTTTAACTACCTAAACTTTGATGGTATGGAGGGAGTGTATGTATGTCCTACCCCTCAGGAGATGAGTCTGTCCCAGGGAACACTACACAGCCAAGTCCTGCACAATTTTAACACTGCTTGTTTACAACTACGCAAGAGGTTCCAGCGGAGTCACACG AAGTCCGAGACAAGCAAGCACAAGTTTGGTGAAGATGGTACCTTCAGACATGTACAGGAACAAGGTGTACTGTTCCAGCATAAACCCAATGTGGCTCCAGATACCAAGAAAGTACCTCCAGCTCAGAGTTACTGGGTTATTGG ACG